In the genome of Fulvivirga maritima, one region contains:
- a CDS encoding TIM-barrel domain-containing protein → MKRSNILLLIILIYVTTACGHKETEDTAVKDRKAGLVEADVAVFYPDEFDSVQTLPSLAIIKDLEYTNDLPDDWNIKPEFSANDSASVVKIAFLEGTDLYGNGEVTGPLRRNGTKIKLWNTDNFGYGKFDGKQLYQAHPWVMGVRPDGSSFGIIADNTYRQTFELNNPITITSNGPSFRVIVIEKDSPEEVLKSLADLTGKMNLPPLWALGYQQSRYSYYPDSQVREIAKTFREKQIPCDVIWMDINYMDGFRIFTFDEKGFPDPKKLNDDLHSMDIKAVYMIDPGVKKDSAYSIYQQGSEGNHWVQDADGNEFNGEVWPGQCAFPDFTRPETREWWSGLYQDFMQLGIDGIWNDMNEPAVFDGPEGSMPFDNIHRGGGYLPAGEHIRYHNVYGLLMVKASREGMMKAKPEERPFILSRANYLGGQRYAATWSGDNVSTDAHMKMSIPMTITLGLSGQPFNGPDIGGFTGDTNEELLAQWMSLAPYYPFCRNHSAIDVIRQEPWSFGKKTEDVSRTAVNRRYKMMPYLYTLFHEASLTGVPVMRPVFFADIKDKKLRKEEQAFLLGEQLLVVPRWATEPALPAGDWKDIPFEKKDDGYQATVKLKDGGIVPMTKLIQSTEEYSADSLTLYVNINEQGKAEGELYNDAGQGYEYESGGYEWLHFLINSENESSFALEVNKKEGNWDKNHTYRLALVTDGGIKYTEWKTEDLTFSLKN, encoded by the coding sequence ATGAAACGCTCAAACATACTACTACTTATAATTTTAATTTATGTAACCACAGCCTGTGGTCATAAAGAAACGGAGGATACTGCTGTTAAAGATCGGAAAGCGGGGCTTGTAGAAGCAGACGTAGCTGTTTTTTATCCTGATGAGTTCGATTCCGTTCAAACGCTACCTTCTCTGGCTATTATTAAAGATTTAGAATATACTAATGATCTGCCTGATGATTGGAATATAAAACCTGAATTTAGCGCTAATGATAGTGCCAGTGTTGTGAAAATAGCCTTTCTGGAGGGAACGGATTTATATGGGAATGGTGAAGTAACCGGCCCTTTGAGAAGAAATGGCACTAAAATAAAACTATGGAATACTGATAATTTTGGCTATGGCAAGTTTGATGGTAAGCAGCTTTATCAGGCACATCCCTGGGTGATGGGTGTACGACCAGACGGAAGCAGCTTCGGAATTATAGCGGACAACACTTATCGTCAGACTTTTGAACTGAATAACCCCATAACCATTACCTCTAACGGCCCATCTTTTAGAGTGATAGTGATTGAAAAGGACAGTCCGGAGGAAGTTTTGAAGAGTCTGGCTGACCTTACCGGAAAAATGAACTTGCCTCCTTTGTGGGCTTTGGGTTATCAGCAGAGTCGTTATTCTTATTATCCTGATTCGCAGGTGAGGGAGATAGCCAAAACCTTTAGAGAAAAGCAGATTCCTTGTGATGTCATCTGGATGGACATTAACTATATGGATGGTTTCCGAATTTTTACCTTTGACGAAAAGGGCTTTCCTGACCCTAAAAAGCTTAATGATGACCTGCACAGCATGGATATAAAGGCGGTTTATATGATAGATCCGGGAGTTAAAAAGGATTCCGCTTATTCTATTTATCAGCAGGGTAGTGAGGGCAACCACTGGGTGCAAGATGCTGATGGAAATGAGTTTAATGGAGAAGTATGGCCTGGCCAGTGTGCCTTCCCCGATTTTACCCGACCAGAAACGCGAGAGTGGTGGTCTGGCCTATATCAGGATTTTATGCAGTTAGGTATAGATGGTATTTGGAATGATATGAATGAGCCAGCTGTATTCGATGGCCCGGAAGGAAGCATGCCTTTTGATAATATTCACCGTGGTGGTGGCTACTTGCCGGCTGGTGAGCATATCCGCTATCATAATGTGTATGGCTTGCTTATGGTTAAGGCTAGTAGAGAGGGAATGATGAAAGCGAAGCCTGAAGAGAGGCCTTTTATATTATCAAGAGCGAATTATTTAGGAGGGCAAAGATATGCTGCTACTTGGTCTGGAGATAACGTTTCTACTGATGCTCACATGAAAATGTCTATTCCTATGACTATCACCTTGGGGCTTTCAGGTCAGCCATTTAATGGACCAGATATCGGTGGTTTTACGGGTGATACTAATGAAGAACTTCTGGCTCAGTGGATGTCACTGGCTCCATATTATCCTTTTTGCAGAAATCACTCTGCTATAGATGTGATAAGGCAGGAACCCTGGTCTTTTGGCAAAAAGACAGAAGATGTTTCGCGCACAGCAGTGAACAGAAGGTATAAGATGATGCCTTATTTATATACCCTTTTTCATGAGGCCTCACTAACTGGTGTGCCTGTGATGAGACCTGTATTTTTTGCTGATATTAAAGACAAGAAACTTAGAAAGGAAGAGCAGGCATTTCTTCTGGGTGAACAATTACTGGTAGTGCCTCGTTGGGCTACAGAGCCAGCGCTGCCAGCAGGAGATTGGAAAGATATTCCTTTTGAGAAAAAGGATGATGGCTATCAGGCTACAGTAAAGTTAAAAGATGGCGGTATAGTGCCTATGACTAAGCTTATTCAAAGCACGGAAGAATATTCAGCGGATTCTTTAACATTATATGTAAATATAAACGAACAGGGAAAAGCGGAAGGAGAACTATATAATGATGCTGGACAAGGTTACGAATATGAGTCCGGAGGATATGAATGGTTACATTTTCTTATTAATTCTGAAAATGAAAGTAGCTTTGCTCTGGAAGTAAACAAAAAGGAAGGCAATTGGGATAAGAATCATACTTATAGGCTGGCCTTAGTTACAGATGGTGGTATCAAATACACAGAATGGAAAACTGAGGATCTTACATTTTCTTTGAAGAATTAA
- a CDS encoding ester cyclase, translating to MTYNRQEANKELVIRFNREFLEQGDFAVLNQLIDPDFINRTPFHGTRTVESLIMFNRWLHESLNGIQIEMKEIVSEDDMVASRKIIKGTHTGNITGHQPGEEACFQVMDFIRVQRGRCLEYWSVDDFKYELQYS from the coding sequence ATGACCTACAATAGACAAGAAGCTAACAAAGAGCTTGTAATTCGATTTAATAGAGAGTTTCTGGAACAAGGAGACTTTGCTGTACTTAATCAGTTGATTGATCCTGATTTTATTAATAGAACACCATTTCATGGCACTCGTACTGTAGAGAGCCTGATAATGTTTAACCGGTGGCTGCATGAATCTTTAAATGGCATTCAGATAGAAATGAAAGAAATTGTATCTGAAGATGATATGGTGGCTTCCAGAAAAATAATCAAGGGTACTCATACAGGAAATATTACTGGGCATCAGCCAGGAGAAGAGGCTTGTTTTCAGGTAATGGATTTTATAAGGGTACAAAGAGGCAGGTGCCTGGAGTACTGGTCTGTAGATGACTTTAAATATGAACTCCAATATTCATAA
- a CDS encoding ribosomal maturation YjgA family protein yields MLKFNIRYFVLTILLFLTEVFIALYVHDNIVRPYIGDYLVVMFVYCFVKSFFDFPVVKTAIGVLIFSYFIETMQYLKMVNLLGLQDNRLARIVLGVSFEWIDMLAYTLGIITTIGIEFLLKSKRKQMVAK; encoded by the coding sequence ATGTTGAAATTTAATATTCGGTATTTTGTCCTTACCATTTTACTATTCCTCACTGAGGTTTTTATAGCGCTTTATGTGCATGATAATATTGTAAGGCCCTACATTGGAGATTACCTGGTAGTGATGTTTGTCTATTGTTTTGTGAAAAGTTTCTTTGATTTTCCGGTAGTAAAAACGGCTATAGGGGTACTAATTTTCTCCTATTTTATAGAAACCATGCAATACCTCAAAATGGTTAATCTATTAGGCTTACAAGATAACCGACTGGCCAGAATAGTACTGGGCGTATCTTTTGAATGGATAGATATGCTAGCTTATACCTTAGGCATTATTACCACTATTGGTATAGAGTTTTTACTCAAAAGTAAAAGAAAGCAAATGGTGGCTAAATAA
- a CDS encoding alpha/beta hydrolase — protein MKPKTKTLKRWGIGLLIAFLCLNVITIFLAYKLTHFSSNGEPTVTSRYQKVKKKLQGLVYDGLGTARPKNTEVPYNPYETIVFESNDLALEGWYIPARRSKGTVIMFHGYISDKSRLIAKSKKFHKMGFNTFLVDFMGSGGSEGHQTTLGYYEADQVKAAYDIIKARKNESKIILFGTSMGAASIMKAMKDHQLNAQSIILEAPFDSMLEAVEARFSLFHIPSFPCARMLMFWGGVINGFNAFDHNPEEYAKDIQVPSLIIYGEKDDRVSKEEIDNIYHNLKGPKKLKNYPEAGHRLLLENINNQWEQDVAQFLNPNSEHVEI, from the coding sequence TTGAAACCTAAAACTAAAACCTTAAAACGCTGGGGTATAGGCTTATTAATAGCCTTTCTATGCTTAAATGTTATTACCATATTTCTGGCATATAAGCTTACCCATTTTAGTAGTAATGGGGAGCCTACTGTTACCAGCAGATACCAAAAAGTAAAGAAAAAGCTACAAGGCCTGGTTTATGATGGCCTGGGTACCGCCAGACCAAAGAATACAGAGGTACCTTACAATCCTTATGAAACTATAGTGTTTGAAAGTAATGATTTAGCGCTGGAAGGATGGTACATACCAGCTCGGAGGTCTAAGGGCACAGTAATCATGTTTCATGGTTATATCAGTGATAAGTCTCGGCTGATTGCTAAGTCAAAAAAATTTCATAAAATGGGTTTCAATACTTTTTTGGTTGACTTCATGGGGTCAGGAGGCTCAGAAGGACACCAGACCACGCTCGGATACTATGAAGCTGACCAAGTAAAAGCGGCCTATGACATTATAAAAGCAAGAAAAAACGAAAGCAAAATTATACTTTTTGGAACTTCTATGGGCGCCGCTTCCATAATGAAAGCCATGAAAGACCATCAACTAAATGCTCAATCTATTATTCTTGAAGCTCCTTTCGATTCTATGCTAGAGGCGGTAGAAGCACGCTTCAGCCTGTTTCATATCCCATCATTCCCTTGTGCCCGTATGCTCATGTTTTGGGGTGGAGTAATCAATGGGTTTAATGCCTTTGACCATAACCCTGAAGAATATGCTAAAGACATACAAGTGCCATCTTTAATTATCTATGGCGAGAAAGATGACCGCGTGAGCAAAGAAGAAATTGATAATATATATCATAATCTAAAAGGCCCCAAGAAGCTAAAAAACTACCCTGAGGCAGGTCACAGGTTACTTTTAGAGAACATCAATAACCAATGGGAGCAAGATGTAGCCCAATTTTTAAACCCTAATTCTGAACATGTTGAAATTTAA
- a CDS encoding DUF4836 family protein — translation MKKLLLILALFSFGVTQAQDLSSYVPARATVVGSLNGSQIFKPEILERLNKSNPGQKLLAALSEKLGYKVTSLDSVGINTSGTAYFYAIRTDSITITNFIFPLQSKKVLDEMYKDQENVASGKYTNVQLSNGTYAAWDDEKLVMSIGSGVTSYFYEYDFEPVKREMQQQANDKPASDESKYEMTETEAAVYEEGRTPYLYNYSLQLYLNKYNNTTLDIIDRAKEGTIDSEYIDVLKEQDAISIRYNIESIDSIYAPDPSSLDKFLHRRSSDLEKEISQLEDKEIQKQLSEVIDNITYYSDSFNISTHQQRYTGYYGLNTEEKDYLVNKWTRLQTNYTMYPASTPITQNKQYMDQFDSDAVINVWNGDMGSLLKEVRNNTMPMMGPLSNNPASFFNNYGQISSNLYLNKESAKIDFNVSFKDEFSKSFERMADSKINKKFFKYINEDKLLGYMSYNFNMEKALEEYPDLLAAQYGGLFGSNMNEAQLLADVFTLVVDEEALGDLIKGDALFYVTSFEEKEYTYTGYEYDEDYNYKEVTKTKTETLPNFMFMCSTESPEFTDKLINYLSISEMVTTTADGYYHINVPKSEVPMDLYFMIKNDIFFLSTSTEDMTAIKRGNYNASLSKKHKKLMRAGNYSMYFKSKALLAQVPTEEMHLAPKEEQQFQYISDNATDFYIKSSKFKNNTMHSELIMEVPDQHVDATTYLLDLIDHLSR, via the coding sequence ATGAAAAAACTATTACTCATACTAGCACTTTTTTCCTTTGGTGTTACTCAGGCACAAGATCTTAGTTCTTACGTGCCGGCCAGAGCCACTGTGGTAGGCAGCCTGAATGGAAGCCAAATTTTTAAGCCTGAAATTTTAGAGAGGTTAAACAAAAGCAACCCTGGTCAAAAGCTCTTAGCTGCTCTGTCTGAGAAACTGGGGTACAAAGTGACATCACTTGATTCTGTAGGTATTAACACTTCTGGCACTGCATACTTTTATGCTATCCGCACAGATAGTATCACCATCACTAACTTCATCTTCCCTCTTCAATCTAAAAAGGTATTAGATGAAATGTATAAAGACCAGGAAAATGTAGCCAGCGGAAAATACACTAATGTACAGCTTTCTAACGGCACCTATGCTGCCTGGGATGATGAAAAACTGGTAATGAGCATTGGTTCAGGTGTAACCAGCTATTTCTATGAATATGACTTTGAGCCCGTAAAGAGAGAAATGCAACAGCAGGCCAATGACAAACCTGCCTCTGATGAGAGCAAATATGAGATGACTGAAACCGAAGCCGCAGTTTATGAAGAAGGTAGAACACCTTATCTGTATAACTACTCACTGCAGCTGTACTTAAACAAGTATAACAACACTACACTTGATATTATTGACAGAGCTAAAGAAGGCACTATTGATAGCGAATATATTGACGTTCTAAAAGAGCAAGATGCTATTTCTATTAGGTATAACATTGAAAGCATTGATTCTATCTATGCTCCCGATCCTAGCTCTCTCGATAAATTTTTACACAGAAGAAGCAGTGACCTGGAAAAAGAAATAAGTCAACTGGAAGATAAAGAAATACAGAAACAACTTAGCGAAGTAATAGATAACATCACTTATTATAGCGATAGCTTCAATATTTCTACCCACCAGCAAAGGTATACTGGTTACTATGGGCTTAATACTGAGGAAAAAGATTACTTAGTTAACAAATGGACCAGATTACAGACTAACTATACCATGTATCCTGCCAGTACGCCTATTACTCAAAACAAGCAATACATGGATCAGTTTGATTCTGATGCCGTGATCAATGTATGGAACGGTGATATGGGAAGCTTGCTAAAAGAGGTAAGAAATAATACCATGCCTATGATGGGGCCTTTATCTAATAACCCAGCAAGCTTCTTTAACAATTACGGACAGATAAGCAGTAATTTATACCTAAATAAAGAATCAGCTAAGATTGATTTTAATGTGAGCTTTAAAGATGAATTTTCTAAGTCCTTCGAAAGAATGGCTGACAGCAAAATCAACAAGAAATTCTTCAAATACATCAATGAAGACAAGCTTTTAGGTTACATGTCATATAACTTCAACATGGAAAAGGCGCTAGAAGAGTATCCTGATTTATTAGCCGCTCAGTATGGTGGTTTATTTGGTTCTAACATGAATGAAGCGCAGCTATTAGCCGATGTATTTACACTTGTGGTAGACGAAGAAGCCTTAGGCGACCTGATAAAAGGAGACGCCCTATTCTATGTAACTAGTTTTGAAGAGAAAGAATATACTTATACTGGTTATGAATATGATGAAGATTATAATTACAAAGAGGTAACAAAAACAAAAACAGAAACATTACCTAATTTCATGTTCATGTGCTCTACCGAATCACCTGAATTTACTGATAAGCTGATCAATTACTTATCAATTTCAGAAATGGTAACTACTACTGCTGATGGTTATTACCACATTAATGTTCCTAAAAGTGAAGTACCTATGGATCTTTACTTTATGATTAAAAATGACATTTTCTTCCTGAGCACATCTACTGAAGATATGACTGCCATTAAAAGAGGAAACTACAATGCTTCATTATCTAAAAAGCATAAAAAGCTGATGAGAGCAGGAAATTATTCTATGTACTTTAAGAGCAAAGCATTGCTAGCACAAGTGCCTACAGAAGAAATGCACCTGGCACCTAAAGAGGAGCAACAGTTCCAATATATCTCTGATAATGCCACTGATTTTTACATAAAGTCATCAAAATTCAAAAACAACACCATGCACAGCGAGTTAATAATGGAAGTACCTGATCAACACGTTGATGCTACTACTTATCTGTTAGATTTGATTGATCATTTATCAAGATAA
- a CDS encoding VOC family protein, with the protein MLGLRTTIYKVPDISAAKEWYCKAFKAVPYFDQPFYVGFNIGGFELGLMPYEGEVKTGNTVVSYWGVINIKEQYERLIELGATGYEAPEQVGDDIITATIKDPWDNVIGLIYNPNFKPGP; encoded by the coding sequence ATGCTAGGTTTAAGAACAACAATATATAAGGTGCCTGATATCTCTGCCGCCAAAGAGTGGTATTGTAAAGCTTTTAAAGCCGTTCCTTATTTTGATCAGCCTTTTTATGTAGGCTTTAATATAGGCGGTTTTGAACTAGGCCTCATGCCTTATGAAGGTGAAGTAAAAACCGGCAATACCGTAGTGAGCTACTGGGGAGTCATTAATATCAAAGAGCAGTACGAAAGGCTAATAGAATTAGGAGCCACAGGCTATGAAGCACCCGAACAGGTGGGTGATGATATTATTACCGCTACCATAAAAGATCCATGGGATAATGTTATCGGGCTTATCTATAATCCTAACTTCAAACCCGGACCTTAA
- a CDS encoding carbohydrate-binding family 9-like protein, which translates to MIRIYNVILAIMVLVFFNTAQAQHQNLPLTYNAHYTSKSLVIDGKPEAAWDKAPWSSSFIDIEGEKKPAYDTKVKMLWDDEYLYFYAELEEPHIWADITKRDEVIFYNNDFEIFIDPDGDTHNYMEFEMNALNTVWDLWLAKPYRNDSKVIDNWDIKGLKTAVDIKGTLNNPGDKDQGWSVEIAMPWSALGEAAKNLKAPEEEIWRINFSRVNWDYALEDGEYARKKDEKGNYLPEYNWVWSPQYAIDMHRPELWGYVYFTKKKKAEYEMPASEQVVWKLYQVYRAIIERDDVMVFQKHIEVDGKNIPINLEEHSAGWNLMVDDPFSGKTIVIREDGFLIRK; encoded by the coding sequence ATGATTCGTATATATAATGTTATTTTGGCCATAATGGTTTTGGTATTTTTTAACACAGCCCAAGCGCAGCACCAAAACCTTCCTCTTACTTATAACGCTCACTATACTTCTAAAAGCCTCGTTATTGATGGCAAGCCGGAAGCTGCCTGGGATAAGGCACCCTGGAGCAGTAGTTTTATTGATATTGAAGGCGAAAAAAAGCCTGCTTATGATACAAAAGTAAAGATGCTTTGGGATGATGAGTACCTCTATTTTTACGCTGAACTGGAAGAACCTCATATATGGGCTGATATTACTAAACGTGATGAGGTGATTTTTTATAATAATGATTTTGAAATATTTATAGATCCTGATGGTGATACCCATAACTATATGGAGTTCGAAATGAATGCTCTAAACACGGTGTGGGACCTATGGCTGGCTAAGCCTTACAGAAATGATAGCAAGGTGATAGATAACTGGGATATTAAAGGCCTGAAAACCGCCGTTGACATTAAGGGAACACTCAATAACCCGGGTGATAAAGACCAAGGCTGGTCTGTAGAAATAGCTATGCCCTGGTCAGCTTTAGGTGAAGCGGCTAAAAACTTAAAGGCACCAGAAGAAGAGATTTGGAGAATTAACTTCTCACGCGTTAACTGGGATTATGCGTTGGAAGATGGTGAATATGCCAGAAAAAAGGATGAAAAAGGAAATTACCTTCCTGAATACAACTGGGTATGGTCTCCGCAATATGCTATAGACATGCATAGGCCTGAGCTTTGGGGGTATGTTTATTTCACTAAGAAAAAGAAGGCCGAATATGAAATGCCTGCTTCTGAACAAGTGGTGTGGAAGCTTTATCAGGTTTATCGTGCAATTATAGAGCGTGATGACGTAATGGTGTTTCAGAAACATATTGAAGTAGATGGTAAGAATATACCTATAAACCTGGAAGAGCACAGTGCAGGTTGGAACCTGATGGTAGATGATCCTTTCAGCGGAAAAACTATAGTGATTCGAGAAGATGGCTTTTTGATTCGTAAATAA
- a CDS encoding putative glycoside hydrolase, with protein sequence MRISILLKVVVLMVVLVSGVESRAQQSDPDFKYWTWMHYGHDKKDKEYLKLFKKLKDSGIDAVLINTDGNTKDLQHVTDLARKEKLEVHAWIMAMNRPGDKVAQQHPDWYTVSRDGKSCFDTRPYVDYYQWLCPTREASRNHVLSLVEGLATVEGLSSVHLDYIRFCDIFLPIGLLPKYNLEQNTELPEFDFCYCDVCIATFEKMHHKNPLEMEHPELDIEWRQFRLNQIKAVVDDAYEIVHKHNKDLTAAVFPYPEMAGRMVRQRWDKWNIDEVLPMIYHNFYNEELDWVGWATQQGVNDLENTGTKLNTGVYVPSIEPAKIAEAIQLAKENGAKGIAFFDVNALTDEHLKVIKSSKTDR encoded by the coding sequence ATGCGTATTTCGATTCTTTTAAAGGTAGTGGTTTTAATGGTGGTGCTTGTCAGTGGTGTTGAAAGTAGGGCACAGCAATCTGATCCGGATTTTAAATACTGGACCTGGATGCATTATGGTCATGATAAAAAGGATAAGGAGTACTTGAAGCTGTTTAAAAAACTGAAAGACAGCGGTATAGATGCTGTGCTTATTAATACAGATGGCAATACCAAAGACCTGCAGCATGTTACTGATCTTGCGCGAAAAGAAAAGCTGGAAGTGCATGCCTGGATCATGGCCATGAACAGACCGGGAGATAAAGTGGCTCAGCAGCATCCTGATTGGTATACCGTAAGCAGAGACGGTAAATCATGTTTTGATACGCGACCTTATGTAGATTATTACCAATGGCTTTGTCCTACTCGAGAAGCCTCCAGAAATCATGTGCTTAGCCTGGTAGAGGGGCTGGCAACAGTAGAGGGGCTGAGCAGCGTGCACCTGGATTACATTCGCTTTTGTGATATTTTTCTGCCTATAGGCCTTCTTCCAAAATATAACCTGGAGCAAAATACAGAATTGCCAGAGTTTGACTTCTGCTACTGCGATGTGTGTATTGCCACTTTTGAAAAAATGCACCATAAAAATCCTTTAGAGATGGAGCACCCTGAACTTGATATCGAATGGCGACAGTTTAGGCTTAATCAGATAAAAGCGGTGGTAGATGATGCTTATGAAATAGTCCATAAACACAATAAAGACCTGACAGCAGCAGTTTTCCCTTACCCGGAAATGGCTGGCAGAATGGTGCGCCAACGCTGGGATAAATGGAATATAGATGAAGTATTGCCAATGATCTACCATAATTTCTATAATGAAGAGCTCGACTGGGTGGGCTGGGCTACGCAGCAAGGAGTGAATGACCTGGAAAACACCGGCACAAAGCTAAATACAGGTGTATATGTTCCTTCAATAGAACCTGCTAAGATAGCTGAGGCAATACAACTGGCCAAAGAAAATGGAGCCAAGGGAATTGCTTTCTTTGATGTTAATGCTCTAACAGATGAACATTTAAAGGTGATAAAATCTTCAAAGACAGATCGTTAA
- a CDS encoding Crp/Fnr family transcriptional regulator produces MEGGQKYFDAYLKQFGQLSDEIINFLRQHLALVEKSKGDFYLQSGEVQSHMGYVSSGLLRRYYINDKGNEITTGFIKENEYLTDYPAFIRQQSTKYYMQCLEPCIIIDLPYNIIQESYSRFKSSEMQGRLIAEKVLTILSDRVESFLFNTAEERYLAFLEENEELMNRVSLTHLASFLGIERQSLSRIRKRISQK; encoded by the coding sequence ATGGAAGGAGGCCAAAAGTACTTCGATGCATATTTGAAGCAGTTCGGTCAGTTAAGTGATGAAATAATAAATTTCCTCAGGCAACATCTTGCCTTAGTGGAGAAATCTAAAGGTGACTTTTATCTTCAAAGCGGTGAGGTACAATCGCATATGGGCTATGTGAGTAGTGGTTTGCTAAGAAGGTATTATATCAATGATAAGGGAAATGAGATCACCACTGGGTTCATAAAAGAGAATGAATATTTAACTGATTATCCCGCTTTTATTAGGCAACAATCAACCAAATACTATATGCAGTGCCTGGAGCCTTGCATCATTATAGATCTTCCTTATAATATTATTCAGGAGAGCTACAGCAGGTTCAAAAGTAGTGAAATGCAGGGCAGACTAATTGCTGAAAAGGTCTTGACCATTTTGAGTGATAGGGTAGAGAGTTTTCTCTTTAATACCGCAGAAGAACGATATTTAGCTTTTCTTGAAGAAAACGAGGAGCTCATGAACAGAGTGAGCTTAACGCATCTGGCGTCATTTCTAGGTATAGAAAGGCAGTCGCTTAGCCGAATAAGAAAAAGAATATCACAAAAATAG
- a CDS encoding M20 metallopeptidase family protein, producing the protein MRAQNNELQSVHTAIQLATDSLYKSLVEIRRDIHLHPELSGEEKRTSEFIYQYLTELGLEVKRGIGGYSVIGILQGAQPGKKIAWRADIDAIPVHNHGAGEAAAKKEEMGHNCGHDVHTTIGLGIANVLTKQKDQIKGTIYFIFQPSEENYKGAKMMIDDGLFNVISPEEIYAAHISPMPAGLIASKPGYLFADYKQINMTFKATEENDEIAGFVKKKVAELQNVEPDSKFWDNRNLMDPNIGIGNPNTIFKDFVTAQKQFKVEENDGELKIIGFISASNEERINAIPDQLKATLKESKYGHLLKDVYYYSKMIGYSTERGNIDNDEHLTLQTINTVANIYGPASAIQLYGIIPDGRGDDFSYFQQQVPGTYFLMGGSNFEKGIIAMPHSPNFSVDESCIKSGVKYFASMLVEQVNKTEESVSIKD; encoded by the coding sequence GTGCGAGCGCAAAACAACGAACTGCAAAGCGTACATACTGCTATTCAGCTTGCCACTGACTCGCTCTACAAAAGTTTAGTAGAAATAAGAAGAGATATACACCTGCACCCGGAGTTGAGTGGCGAAGAAAAAAGGACCTCAGAGTTTATTTATCAGTACCTGACTGAGCTGGGCCTAGAGGTGAAAAGGGGCATAGGAGGTTACAGTGTTATCGGAATTTTACAAGGAGCTCAACCTGGAAAAAAAATAGCCTGGCGGGCTGATATTGATGCTATTCCTGTTCATAATCATGGGGCAGGAGAGGCTGCAGCTAAAAAGGAAGAAATGGGCCATAATTGCGGTCATGATGTGCATACTACCATAGGGCTGGGCATCGCGAATGTATTGACAAAGCAAAAAGATCAAATAAAAGGAACCATATACTTTATCTTTCAGCCTTCTGAAGAGAATTACAAAGGAGCTAAGATGATGATAGATGATGGCCTTTTTAATGTGATCTCTCCTGAAGAGATATATGCTGCCCATATTTCCCCCATGCCGGCCGGACTGATAGCTTCTAAACCTGGCTACCTCTTTGCCGATTACAAACAAATCAACATGACCTTCAAAGCCACTGAGGAGAATGATGAAATAGCAGGTTTTGTAAAAAAGAAAGTTGCAGAGCTGCAAAACGTGGAGCCAGACAGTAAGTTTTGGGACAACAGGAACTTGATGGACCCTAATATTGGAATCGGCAATCCTAATACTATTTTTAAAGACTTTGTTACTGCTCAAAAGCAGTTTAAGGTAGAAGAAAATGATGGAGAGCTTAAAATTATAGGCTTTATTAGTGCTAGTAATGAGGAGCGGATAAATGCCATTCCCGATCAATTGAAAGCCACATTAAAGGAGTCAAAATATGGTCATTTATTAAAAGATGTCTATTATTATTCTAAAATGATTGGTTATTCCACAGAGCGAGGAAACATAGATAATGATGAGCACCTCACGTTGCAAACAATCAATACCGTGGCCAATATTTATGGGCCAGCCAGTGCCATCCAACTGTATGGTATAATACCTGATGGCCGTGGAGATGATTTTTCTTACTTTCAACAGCAAGTACCAGGAACCTATTTCTTAATGGGAGGATCTAATTTTGAAAAAGGCATTATCGCTATGCCTCATAGCCCTAATTTTTCAGTAGATGAATCGTGCATAAAAAGTGGAGTGAAGTATTTCGCCTCTATGCTGGTGGAGCAAGTGAATAAAACTGAAGAATCGGTGAGCATTAAAGATTGA